AGTTCGAGTGTGGTCGGGCGGGTGAACCCGGTGCCGTCGGCGACGGCCTGCCGGACAGCCTCGACCACCGACGGACAGGCATGGCCCAGGGTCACCGACCGCAGCCCCATGCCGTATTCGACGAACCGATTCCCGTCGGCGTCCCATACTCGAGCACCCGATCCTCGAACCAGGACGGGCGCCATTCCCTCCGGATACTGATCGGAACCGCGTGCGTAGGTGTGTGCCCCGCCGGGCACCAGCTCGTGGAGCCGTCGTTGCAGCAGTTCTGATCGGGCGAAGGAAGGCTCGATACGTTCTCGTGCGGCCATGTCACCATCTTCGCTCTTACTCCAATGCCCAGACATCCCACCCTGATGTCGGAATATAGACACTCAGCGAAATGAAAAATCGGCCACTTCTACCCCGATAGGGGTCACTTGATCTGATGAGGGCACGGCAATCGTCGGCACTTCTCGTGTGCGGGCACGATTCAGCCATGCCTTCGGATATTCCTACGGCGCTTATCCTCGGCATCCCGGTGGCCCGGCTGACGCCTGTCCAGGCCCGCGCCGAGGTGGCCAGGCTGCTCGACCAGACCGGCCCCGCGCTGCTCTGCTACGTCAACGCGCACTCCGCGAACGTCGCCACGGCCGAACCGGCGTACCACCGGGTACTCCGCGACGCCGACCTCGTGCTCAACGATGGATCGGGGATGGCGACGGCGGCCCGGTGGCACGGCACGCCCTTTCCGGCGAACCTGAACGGCACGGACTTCACCCCCGAGATACTGCGGCTGGCCGCCGACCGGGAACTGAGCGTCTTCTTCCTCGGCGGGGAGGACGACGTCGGAGCCCGAGCCGCGGCGGCCCTGACCGAACGCATTCCCGGTCTGCGATCGGCGGGCAGCCTGCCGGGGTTCCCCCCGGCGTCGGACGAGGCCGCGGTAGTCGCACGTATCAAGGCCAGCGGGGCGGACGTGCTCGTGGTGGGAATGGGCAATCCCCGGCAGGAGCTGTGGCTCGCCCGGAATCTGCCCGCGACAGGAGCGCGACTCGGGGTGGCCGTCGGTGCCTTCCTCGATTTCGCGTCGGGACGAGTGCCCCGCGCACCGCGCTGGATGCGCCGCCTGAGAATCGAATGGCTCTTCCGCCTCTGTCGCGAGCCCCACCGGTTGTTTCGGCGTTATGTCCTGGGGGGTCCGCTGTTCCTCGCCAGGGTCGCCCGCGAACTGTGGGCCCCGGCCCGACCGCCGACGGACCACGCCGACTCGGCTCCCGGGTCCGTCACGCCCTCCCCGAGGCAGGACGGCGAGCCCGGCCGGGTCGGGCAGCGCTCGCACGATCCACGCGAACGCCTGCTGCCCGACACGGCGAACGGACACGGAGTCGGAGAGGACCACTGATGCGAGTCTGCTTCGTCGGCACCTATCCTCCGGATCGATCGGACCTGGGCGGCAGCGGCTGGGTTGATCGTCGGCTGCTCGCCGCGCTGCGGGCGGAGGGACACGAACTCGAGATCGTCAGCGTGACCGGACCGCCCGGCGAACGTCGCCTGCCGATGGAGCGGATCGCGCCGACCGTGCCTCGGGCGGCCGTCGGTTCCGATTCGTCGCCCGCCGTGGGCATCCGTGCACACGGCATCCCGATCCGATCGGCGGGCCGCGTTCCTCTCGAGGTCCGAAGCGATGCGGGCAGGCTGGTTCGGATCGCCCTCGGGATGCTGGTGAGCGGCGAGCCCTACCTGAGCCGCAAGTTCACCGCCTTTCCCGGCTGGGCCGATGCGGTGTCGCTGCTTCAGGCACGCGCCAAGGGCCGTCGGGTGATCACCAGCGGCTGGCCCGGCCTGCTGCTGGCCGAGCATGCGCGCGTCGAGATCGCGGCGCACATCGCGCACAACGTGGAGACCGTCATCGCCAGGGAGCACTCGCCGCGGGGGCTGCGGCTGCTCGGCGAGGCCGCCCGACTCGATCGGGCCGAGCGGCGACTGCTCGGCAGGCCCGGCAAGGTCTACGCGCTGTCCCGTCTCGACGCCGAGCGCCTCGACGCCTGGGGGGTGTCCGCGCAGCCGATCTCGGTGCCGCTGTGCCCGCGAGCCTCGGATCGTCTGCGAGCGGCGACGGCTCCCAACACGATCGGCTTCATCGGCAAGGCGGCCTGGCCGCCGAACGCGAGGGCACTGGCGGCGCTCCTCGGCCCCGTGCATCGGCGGCTCGACGAGCTGGACGTGCGGCTCGACTACGTACTGGCCGGGCGGGGCACCGAGGCCTTCGCCGATCACCCTCGGGTGCGGGCCGCGGGTCCGGTCGAGGCGGTCTCGGACTTCTACCGCCGGGTCGGGCTGGTCGTGGTTCCCCGCTTCGGCGCCGCCACCGGTATCAGCGTCAAGGTCCTGGAGGCCGCGGAGCACGGGGTGGCATCGGTGCTGCCCGCCGCCCTCGCCGAGGCCATCGACCCGGCCGGACCATGGCTGATCGCGGACGATCCGGCCGAGACGGCGGAGGCGATTCAGCGCTGGCGACGCGGCGAGCACGTTCCCCCGGTCGTGCCGTGGGCCGAGAGCCGCTCAGCATGGACGACGCCCGCCGGTCTGTGGTGCTGACCGGCGGGCGTCGGCGGCGGAGTCAGTTCAGCGACAGCAGTTCGCGCGCGATGTCGGCCGAGAACTCGCCGGAGGCCGTGCCTCGGCCGATGCCGCAGTCGCCGTCGGAGGTTCCGGGGTGCTTGATCCAGAGTCGGGCGTCGGCGGCCTCGTCCTCGGTCGCGAGCCTCGGCGGCTCGCCCAGCCTGCGGTCGGGCGGGTTGCACCAGTCGTCGCCGGGGCCTGCCCCGTTGCGGCTGGTGTCCACCACGTAGCCGGCCTCGACGTCGTGGTCCGCGCTCAACAGTCGACGCATCTCGTTCGCGAACTCGGTCGTCCGCTCGTCGGTGTTGTAGTTCGAGACGTTCACCGCGAAGCCCCGGGCGTTCTCGATGCCCGCGGCCGCGAGCCGTGGCGCCATCTCGGCGGGCGAGTTGTGGACCCCGTCGCCGCCGTCGAGGTAGACGGCGGTGTTGGGCGCGTGCTCCGCCAGCATCTCGACGGCGTAGGAGAGCAGCGAGAGTCGCTCTTCCTGGAGGTCCGCGGACAGGCAGGCAAGGTGGATGAGGGAATCCGGCTCCAGGATCAACATGGCCGCGTGGTCGCCGAAGGCGGGCACCAGTTCCCGGTCGATCCAGTCCCGGTAGTCGCGAGCGCTGGTCGCGCCGCCGGAGGAGTGCTGGCCGCAGTCCCGATAGGGGATGTTGTAGGCCACCACGACGGGCACCTTGTCCTCGTCTGCCGCCGCCGCGACGAAGGCGCTCAGCTCAGGACCTGACCCTCGCGCCACCCAGTAGGCGACCGGTTGCGAGGCGACCTCCCTGTTCAGCAGCACGGCCAGCGGGTCGCGCGGATTCTGGCTGACCCATTGATGCACCCCGGTCCACTGGTCGCCGTAGAAGCCGTTGAATCCGGTGATCTCCGCCGGGTCCCGATCGGACCCCAGCCACTGCGGCCAGTCGGCCAGCGCGGGAACAGTCGAGTCCGCGGGCGTCTGAGTGACGGGCGGGGCCGGGTCGTCCGGTGTCGGGGCCGGCTCGACGTCCGGTGTCGCCGGTGGTCCGGGCACCGACGGCAGGGTGAAGAACGGCCAGGATTCGCCGAAGGGCCACCAGCGCTCGAAGTCGAAGTCGATGGAGACGGATTCCACGGTCTCCTGCGCGGGTGACGGCCTGGGAAGTCGGGCGTCGTCGTCCCACCAGCCGAACAGGCTCAGCACCGGGGCGAACACCATCACTGCCTTGGCATAGCGAACCATCCTGGACCTCCCGCTCCGCCGACCGCTTCCAGTCGCTGCCCCTCTGGTACCCCGGCTTTCCATCGAACCTCACTGGTAGCGTCGACATCACTCCGGAGAGTGAAGAATCTTCGGTTTCCGTGTGGCCGGGCTCCCCTGCACCGCGACCGGTGCGGGGAAGGCCTCATCGCGTGGCATCGCCCGAGGCAGCCTCCGGTCGTGCCGCCCCGGCGGCGCTTCGGACCTGCTGGACCACGCCCGGCGGGACTTCAGCCGGCGGGACCGCGTCTGCCGGAGTCACACCTGCCGGAGTCACGTCCGCGGGGATCGCGGAGCCGCCGATCCCCGAGCCGTCCCGCGCCGCGTCGCCTCGGGCCGACCCGCCTGGCACCGAACCGTCCGGTGAGGAGCCGTCCCGCACCGAGCCGTCCCACGCAGGCGTCTCGGCCGCTGTCGTACCGGTCGTGCCCAGGGCGGCGGTGACCCGGTGCTGGGCGCGCAGCACGCCGCCGGTGACGACCGCGCCGACGACCAGTCCGCCGAGAAGTATCTCGATCAGCACGGGCAGTCCCAGGCCACGCAGTCCCGTCAGGACCGCGCCGCAGCCCAGCGCCGAGAACAGCGGGACGGCCGCACCGCCGACCACGGTGCGCAGCGAGACCCGTGCCCGGCGCAGGGCCAGCAGGTGTATCGGGAGGGCGACGAGCAACGCCGCGGAGGCCTGCGCCCAAGCGACGCCCGCCAACCCCCACACCTGTGCCGCCCAGATCGTCGCGGGAATCGATGCCGCCGCCCAACAGGCGAGCAGCAGCACGGAGGAGGCCATCGCGTCGACGGCGATCAACAGGGAGAAGACCAGCTCCGCGATCACCCTGGCGACCGAGACCAACGCGAGGCCGGACAGCGCCGCCGAGGCGAGCGACCACCGAGGCCCGTAGACCACCTCGATCAGCGGCTCGGCCAGGATCGCCAGCGCGACCCCGCCGGGCAGCACCACGGCACACACCAGTCCGAGCACCGCCGACACCGCGCGGGACAGATCGTGACCCGCGTCCCTGGCACGGGAGAAGGTGGCCAGAGCGACCCGCTCGACGGTGGCCGACACCAGGACCGCGGGCCAGTTCGCCATGTTGGAAGCGAGATAGAAGAACCCGAGAGTGCCCGCGCCCAACAGGCTGCCCGTCACCGCCTGCGGCGTGGCCTGGACGACGACCAGCAGGACCGAGGCGCCCAGCATCGCCGCGCCGCACCGGGTGATCTCGGCGCCATGGGCGCGGTCGAAGCCGAACCGCGGCCAGACCCGAGCCAGGCCCATGACCAGCACGACGGTCACCACCGTCCCCGTCACGTTGCCGATCACCAGCGCCCACGGTCCCAGGCCGCCGAGGGCGAGCAGCGTGGTGACGGTGAGATTCACCGCCATGCCGGACACGTCCGCCACCAGCCGCCGTGCCTGCCGCAACTCCCTGGTCAGCATCGCGGCGGGCACGGAGGCGAACCCGTCCAGCAGGAGTGTCACCGCCATGACCCGGATGAGATCCGTCGCGGCGGGGCTGCCCAGCAGATCGGCGAGCCAGGGTGCGGAGACCAGGCAGATCACCGCGCCGACCGCGCCCCACAGCACCGACAGCGTCCACGCGGTGGGCAGCACGGCGTCGATCGCGTCGGCCTCGACCGCCTCGGCGCCGACTCCGTCGACGCCCGTCGTCTCCGCGTCCCTCGACGAGGACGTCTCGTCCGCGGAACGCGGGGCGTCGGCCCCCGTCTCGACGGCTGCCTCGACCGCACGAGGGTCGCCCGCGACAAGCCGATCGGGGCCGCCGTGCACCGCCGCGAGCCCGACGGAGGCCCCCGCCTCGGGCCGGGCGGACGTCGGATCGGACGTCGCCCGAACAGGGGCGTCCGGGCGACGTACCAGGGCGGCGGCAGCCCCGAGGTCGTTGACCGTCAACAACAGCTGCGCGACGACGAGTGCGGCGGCGTACACGCCGAACTGTTCCGGAACGAGCAGCCTGGCCAGCAGCATGCCCAGCAGGAAGGTGCCCGCCCTGGACAACACCGTGTTGAGCAGGCTCAGCCGCAGACCGCGGCGGAACCGGCCGCCGAGGGAGCGGGTGTCCCGCCGGGCCCGCCCTTCGGAAGCCTCTCCCGCGGTCTTCCCCGGCGGCTCGGTCTCGGAGCCCCCGGCGGGTCCGCCTCCCGCGTGGACGCTCACCATCGACTCCTTGCTCGGCCGGCGCCCGCATCACCCCGCCGCTCGCGCGGACGGCCGCGGACTGCGGAACACACGCCCCGGCCGCGACCGGCGAGCCGATGGCGGCAGGCATTTCCACGGCAGTCGGCGCCCGGACGCCGGTCGGCACGTGATCTGAATGAGCCGAGCGCGTCGCCCGGCGCCCGACGGACGCCCGGCCCGTGCCGCCCGCCGATCACGACGGCGTCCGCTCGTCGCGCTGATGCTCGCGGATCACGTCCTCCGGGACGCGATGCCACTCGGTGAAATAGCTCCCGTCGTGGACCGCGTAGTCGACGGTCACCACGGGGACGTAGGTCACCACGACCCGGCGGGACAGCCGGTGGACCAGCTCCCAGTCCTCCTTGGGATTGACCCACTTCGGCCTCGCCCACGGATCGAAACGCAGCCGGGCCGACCGCCTGGCCACGATCGAGTTCGCGTCGACCCAGGAGTCGTCGGAGTGCGCGCGCCGGGAGAAGTCCCGGCCCAGCACGTCAAGCTGCGAACCGTCCTCTCGGATTCGCCGCACCGCCGTGTACACCAGGCCGGAGCCGGCGTGCAGCTGCCGCAGCGTCCGCTCCAGGTGATCGGGGCGCCAGGTGTTGTCGTCGTCCAGGAACGCGACGAAGGGTGATCGGGACAGCCGTATCGCCACATTGCGAGGCAGCCCACAGCTGCCGTGATTGGCCGCGAGCGTCAGCACGGTGAGCCGCGGATCGTCCGGGAGGACGCCGAGCTCTCCGCCGCCGTCGTCGACCACCATGATCTCGACGTCGGTGACCGTCTGATCGAGGACGCTCCGCACGGCGCGGGCGAGGCGCTCCGGACGTCGATAGGTGGGGATCACCACGACGACCTCGGCGGCGGGAAGCCGGGGCAGCAGCGGTCGCAGCCTGCGCACCTCCGCCTCCTCGGCCCGCCGGTCGGCCCGGCGCCGCGCGGCGAAGCGCAGCCGCCACCAGCGCTCGGCCACCACGTTGCGCCCGATCAGCCTGCGCAGGACGTCCTTGGCCACCCTCGGCAGCGCACGGTGCCGGGCGCTCACGGCCGTGCTCCCGTCTCCTCGACGACCACGCGAGCAGGCGGCCTGCCGCCCGTCGCCGGGTACGACGGCAGGCCGCGTACCAGCCGCGACCGGCCACGCAGCAGTGCGCCGAGGGCACGTCGATGCGTGGCGCGGCAGAGCGGAAGCCGCAGCAGCGAACCGACCACCAACGCGAGCCAGCCGAGCCGCGCGGCGCCCCGGCCCTCCCACCTCGCCAGGTGCACCACCCGGTTCGTGACCAGCTGTGCCCACAGCTCCGGCGCCGTCGTGGAGGCGCCGCCCCGGTGATAGACGACGGCCGAGGGCACCTGCCTGATCCGCCAGCCCGCATCGGTGACGCGCCTGCAGTAGTCGACCTCCTCGGAGTAGAGGAACAGGTCCTCCCGCCACCAGCCGATCCGCGACACCACCCTGGACGGCATCAGCAGGGCCGCGCCGTTGGCCCAGTCCGCCTCGATCACCGCGCCCGGGGTGATTCGTTCGCCGAGCGCGGGTATCCGACCCGCCACGCCGCCCAGCAGCGCCTCGCCCCACTGCCGGAGCGCGGTAGGCCGCCGCCGCAGCGTCGCCTCCCGTACCCCGTTGGGCCGCCGGACCAGGGGGACGGCCATGCCGACCGCGGGGTCCGCGCACGCGGCCAGCAGCGCGGGCACGGCTCGCGGCGTCAGATAGACGTCGGCGTTGAGCACGAGGACGGCCTCGCCCTCCCGCGCCAACGCGAGGCAGGTGTTCACCCCGGCCGCATACCCGAGGTTCGCCTCGTTCGTCACCACCTGTGCGTACGGCGCCAGTCTGCCCACCAGCCCGACCGTGTCGTCCGTGGAGCCGTTGTCCGCCACGATCAACCGCCAACCACGCAGGCCGTCCATGGCGGCGGGCAGGCTGCCCAGCAACGCGGGCAGGTCGCGCTCCGAGTTGTAGGTGACCACCGCGACCAAGACCGTTCCGTCCGCGAGCTCAGCGCGCATCGGACAGACCCCCTGTCATCGAATTCGAGTCGTGGCGTGACGCGAGCAGTGCCCCCGCCACGCCGATCAGCAGGAAGAACGAGCCGAGAAACTGTGGGAAGGCCAGCGCGTCGAACGTGCCGAGGCACAGCGCGCCGACGACCGTCGAGGCGAGGACCGCCCAGCCCGCCGCGGCGCGCTCCGAGCCGCCGGGCCGCCCCGGCCCGCCGATCGCCGGCCGGCCGGACGACGAACCCGCGTCGCCCTCCCGAGACGACGGACGTTCCGGCCGCCGCCAGGTCGCCCAGGCCGCCGTCATGGCCGCCGTCAGCAGGGCGACCAGACCGACCACGCCGGGAAGCCCGGACTCCACCGAGGTCAACAGGTACTGGTTGTCCAGATAAGGCTGCGGCGGGGCGAGATACGTGCCGAAGCCCTGCCCGCTCAGCGGCGCGGCGGCGAGCCGATCCGAGACGTAGGCGTAGTCGTTCAGCCTGGCCTGCACACTGTTGTCGGTGGGAGAACCGAGGACGGTGCGGTGCAGTACCGCGCCGAGCCTGGGCCGGTAGAGGACGGCGACACCGAGCAACGCCGCGAGCGCCGTGCCGAGCAGCGTCCAGCGCAGCAGACCCAGCACGGGCAGCAGTAGCACCGCCACGACGGCGATGCCGAGCAGCGCGGTACGCGAGATCGTCGTCAACGCACCGAACACGAGTAGGACGCAACAGCACCGCCACACCAGTCGACGCCTGGCGTACCAGGACAGATACAACGCGGGCGGCAGTACCAGGGCGCACAGCCCGGCGAGCTCGATCGGGTGGTTGGCCAGGCCCATGGCCCGCAGCAGACCACCGCGAGCCAGATCCGCGTCCCAGAGTCCCTGGAGCTCCAGTCCCGGCGGCACGAGCACCGGGCGCAGGTCGACTCCGAGCCCGAAGTGGATGACGGCCACCGCCGCCGACGCGGCCGTGCCCAGGACCAGGGCGGCGAGCACGACACGAACAGACCGTTGATCAGCGAGTCCGTCACAGGCCAGCAGCAGCACCCCGAAGGCCAGCAGGATCAGCACCACGTGCCGGTCCGAGGCCGCGAACAGCTCCGTCGGGATGCCGCCGGCCGACGCGCCCGCGTGGGCGGCTGCGAGCAGCACGAGGAAGAGCATCGCCGCGCCGCGCACCCGGTTTCGGCTGGTCCGCAGTCCGAGACCGCCGACGAGTCGAGCCAGCAGCCACCAGCCGAGTGCCGCGCAGGCCACCAGGCGTGCCGGTGTCAGCGCCCCGCCGACACCCGCCAGGACCGCGGTCTGCGGGAGCGCCAGCGCCAGCGCGAACACGGCGAGCAGCAGCGCGGGTCGCACGACGATCAGGCCCGCCGTCGGCCGGGGCGACGGGGCGGAGCGGACGAGCAGTCGAGAGGTCACCGCGAGTACTGACCTCGTGGTGGACTCGCGGACCCGTCCGCCGACCGAGCCGCCCTGACGCGGTCGTACACCAGGACGCCGCCGATCACCGCGGCCAGTCCGAGCCCGAACACCAGCACCACCGCGCGCAACTGCGAGGCGCGGGTGGTCGTGGCGAGGTCGGCGGGCAGCACCTCGCTGAGCACGACCCGATCGCCGGGTGCGACGCCCGAGGCGTCCTGTCGACGCGTCAGCTCCTCGCGGGCCCGATCGATGACGATCGCGCTGGTCCGCAACGCGGCGTCGGGTTCGGCCGCCGTCACGGTGACCGTGAGGAACGGGCTGTCCTCGGCGAGCTGCCCGTCCTCGTTGGACACCTCGATGTCGCCTACGGCGCCCGCCGCCGCCAGTTCCGCGCGCGTCCTCGGCGCGTCGAGCACCGTGACCACCAGCCCGGCGGCCTGTGCCTGGGCCCGGTCGACCTGCGCGTACGGATTGCCGCCCTCGGGGCCCGGCTGGGTGAGCACCAGCAGCACCCCGGTCACCCGATGCTGGACGGGCACGAGGAACACCGTCGCGGCACAGAGCGCCAGCAGCACCGTGATCAGCGCGGTCGTCAGCCGCCACCGCCTCCGCAGCACCCGGACGATCTGCACGGCGTCCATGCCCGACGCCGGCGGCGGGTCCGCGGGAGGTGCCTGCCGCAGCCGGCCGCCGACCGCCGTCGCCGTCCGCGCCGCCCTGGCCATGCGCTCGGCCCTGGCTTCGGCACAGACGGTCCCGGATTCCTCCCTGATCACTATTACCTCCTCGGCCCGCTCCGGGAGCCGTCCGCGAGCAGCCGGGCACCATCGACCGCCGCCCGAGCCAGGTTTCGCGCCATCGGCATCGCGTTGTCGCGCAGCCACGGCCGCAGGGCGTAGAGCGCACGCGCCCGTTCCCTCGTCGGCAGCGGGGATCGCAGCACCGCGCGGAGGAACCAGCGGCCCTCCTCGACGTTGGGCAGCACGATGGTCTTGGCGTGGTCGCCGCATTGACTGCGGTAGAACTCGCGGGGCCCGACGCTCTGGCTGATCCGTCCGGAATGCATGCGGTGCAACAGCAGTTCGTCGGTGATGTCGACGAACGGTCCGCGCAGGGCCAGTTCGGCGATCAGCACCCGGTCGCCCGCCTTGATCGGCGGATTGAGCATCGTCTCGACGAGCGCGGTCCGACGAATCAACCCGTAGCAGTAGTAGTTGTGATGCCGCACGGACAGCAGGTCGAACAACCTGGTCACCGGGTCGGGATGGTCCACGCGACACTGGTTGTGCCAGCTGCCCACCGGCTGGTCGGCCGCGTCGATCTCGGTCGCCGACGTGCTGGCGAGCACGGCGGCAGGCTCGGCGAGGAGCGCGTCCAGGCAACGGCGGAGCCGGTCGGGCAGCCAGACGTCGTCGTGTCCCGACCACGCGAAGAACGGGCTGCGGGCCTGCTGGACCAGTTGGTTGTGATTCGCCATCACGCCGATGTCGCTGCCGCGGCGGATATAGCGGACGCGGTCGTCGCGTGCCGCGTAGTCGCGACAGATCTCCTCGGTGGCGTCGGTCGAGTGGTTGTCCGCGATGTGGATCTCGAAGTCGACGCCCTGTTGGCCGATCAGCGAATCGAGGGCCCGTTCGAGGAAGTCCTCGCCGTTGTACACCGGCAGGCCCACGGTGACCGGCGGGGCGGCGGACCCGATGAATCCGGGAGCCCGAGTTCGGGGGACAGGCGGGTGCTCGTTCATCAGCTCTCCCTCATCTCCAGTACCGACGGCTCGGCACCGCGGGCGAGTGGGACCCGGATGCCCAGTCCGATGTGGTCGGCACGCACCCAACGGCCGCCTGCGGCCTCGACCTCCGGGTAGGCGGCGCGGACCTCGGCGAGCAGGTCGGGAACGAACAGCAGCACCAGGTCCGGCCGGTCGCCGCGCAGCCGTTCCGGCCCCACGACCGGGATGCCGACGCCCGGCAATCGCCTGCCGTGCTTGGACTCCGCGGCGTCGACGACGGCAGGCAGCAGGCCGGGGCCTGCTCCCGCCGCGCAGAGCAGTGCGACCGATCGCGACGCCGCGCCGTAGCCGAGGATGCGCAACCCGCTGCCCGAGGCCTGCTCCAGCCAGGACCACAGCTCCAGGGCGCCGCGCTCCATGGCGAGTTGCAGCCGGCCCACCTGGCCGGCGTCCAGCACGCCGAACGCCCGTTCCTCCCGCACCAGTGCGGTCACGCCGTCGGACTGCCTGCCCTCGCGAGTGCAGGCCAGCAACACCGTCCCGCCGTAGAGGTCGAAGGTCCAGGCCCGCCGGACCACCAGCCCGACCGTCTCCAGCATGTTCACCAGCACGGGCGTCGAGTAGTAGGCGTGATGGCCGTGACGCAGCACGTTCCACTCGCCGTCACGCAGCATCGCCGCGAGGGAGTGGAACTGAACGAGCAGGGTCCCGCCCTCGGCGAGCCGGTCGACCCGGCGGGCCAGCGCGGCGGCCTGGGCGGGCTCGTGCATCAGGCCGAAGCAGTCCAGCACCAGGTCCGCGGGCTCACCCGGCTCGGCCGGAATCAGACCGCGGTCCGACAACGGACCGGCCCAGGAGCCGCCGTGCGGACTGCCGAACTCGGCGAATCGGCCGGACTTCGGCAGCAGCCCCGCGGCGGCGGCCCTGGCCACGGCCTGTTCGGACTGCCGGACGAGGGCATGGGATTCGATGCCGCGTGGTTCATCGGCGGTCGTGTCGTCCTCGAGGAGCTGGGCCAGTCCGCACGCGGTGCACATGCCCATCCGCAGGGAGTACAACGGATCGGGCCGAGTGTCGGTGAGCAGGGGGAAGTCGTCACAGGCGGGCTGATCGCCGAGGTCCAGCACGACCTCGAGCCCACCGGCGTCACAGTATCGACAGTAGTGCGCACTCACCGTGACCACCGATCCTGGACAATGACGGGATGCGAGTGGTCTCGAGCGATCTGCCCGGTGTCCTGCTGTTCCTTCCCGAGCCCCGACACGATCGACGCGGCCTGTTCACCAGGACCTTCGACATCGCCGTCGCCGCCGACCACGGCATCGACGCGAGCCGTTTCCGGCAGGACTCGCAGTCCCGGTCCCGACGCGGAGTGCTGCGTGGTCTGCACGGTCGGTCGGGACACGGCGAGTCGAAGCTCGTGCGCTGCGCCCGAGGTGCGGTCCACGACGTGCTGGTCGACGCCCGTCCCGGCTCGGCGACCTTCGGTCGGCATGCCGTGTTCCGACTCGACGACCGCGACTTCGCGCATCTGTTCGTCCCGGCAGGTCTGCTGCACGGCTTCCAGGCGCTCACCGACGAGGCCGACGTGTGCTATCGGATCGACGCCGAGCACGATCCGGCGGCGGACCTCGCCGTGCGCTACGACGACCCGCAGCTGGGCATCGACTGGCCGCTGCCGGTCAGCGTGCTCAGTGACCGTGATCGGGCGGCGGGGTCCTGGGCCGACCTGCGTACCGCCCTCGGCTGACGCGGTCACGGCGACGAGGTGAGTCCGAGCAGGCGTCGGACCGGCCCGAACCACGGCCTTCGCAAGCAGACCATGCACGATGGCGAGATCCGAAGCCGAGCGGTACGCAGGCCGGCGGCCGGCTGAGTCGGGCCACGACGGC
This genomic stretch from Actinoalloteichus hoggarensis harbors:
- a CDS encoding WecB/TagA/CpsF family glycosyltransferase, translated to MPSDIPTALILGIPVARLTPVQARAEVARLLDQTGPALLCYVNAHSANVATAEPAYHRVLRDADLVLNDGSGMATAARWHGTPFPANLNGTDFTPEILRLAADRELSVFFLGGEDDVGARAAAALTERIPGLRSAGSLPGFPPASDEAAVVARIKASGADVLVVGMGNPRQELWLARNLPATGARLGVAVGAFLDFASGRVPRAPRWMRRLRIEWLFRLCREPHRLFRRYVLGGPLFLARVARELWAPARPPTDHADSAPGSVTPSPRQDGEPGRVGQRSHDPRERLLPDTANGHGVGEDH
- a CDS encoding glycosyltransferase, yielding MRVCFVGTYPPDRSDLGGSGWVDRRLLAALRAEGHELEIVSVTGPPGERRLPMERIAPTVPRAAVGSDSSPAVGIRAHGIPIRSAGRVPLEVRSDAGRLVRIALGMLVSGEPYLSRKFTAFPGWADAVSLLQARAKGRRVITSGWPGLLLAEHARVEIAAHIAHNVETVIAREHSPRGLRLLGEAARLDRAERRLLGRPGKVYALSRLDAERLDAWGVSAQPISVPLCPRASDRLRAATAPNTIGFIGKAAWPPNARALAALLGPVHRRLDELDVRLDYVLAGRGTEAFADHPRVRAAGPVEAVSDFYRRVGLVVVPRFGAATGISVKVLEAAEHGVASVLPAALAEAIDPAGPWLIADDPAETAEAIQRWRRGEHVPPVVPWAESRSAWTTPAGLWC
- a CDS encoding glycoside hydrolase family 6 protein produces the protein MVRYAKAVMVFAPVLSLFGWWDDDARLPRPSPAQETVESVSIDFDFERWWPFGESWPFFTLPSVPGPPATPDVEPAPTPDDPAPPVTQTPADSTVPALADWPQWLGSDRDPAEITGFNGFYGDQWTGVHQWVSQNPRDPLAVLLNREVASQPVAYWVARGSGPELSAFVAAAADEDKVPVVVAYNIPYRDCGQHSSGGATSARDYRDWIDRELVPAFGDHAAMLILEPDSLIHLACLSADLQEERLSLLSYAVEMLAEHAPNTAVYLDGGDGVHNSPAEMAPRLAAAGIENARGFAVNVSNYNTDERTTEFANEMRRLLSADHDVEAGYVVDTSRNGAGPGDDWCNPPDRRLGEPPRLATEDEAADARLWIKHPGTSDGDCGIGRGTASGEFSADIARELLSLN
- a CDS encoding oligosaccharide flippase family protein; protein product: MVSVHAGGGPAGGSETEPPGKTAGEASEGRARRDTRSLGGRFRRGLRLSLLNTVLSRAGTFLLGMLLARLLVPEQFGVYAAALVVAQLLLTVNDLGAAAALVRRPDAPVRATSDPTSARPEAGASVGLAAVHGGPDRLVAGDPRAVEAAVETGADAPRSADETSSSRDAETTGVDGVGAEAVEADAIDAVLPTAWTLSVLWGAVGAVICLVSAPWLADLLGSPAATDLIRVMAVTLLLDGFASVPAAMLTRELRQARRLVADVSGMAVNLTVTTLLALGGLGPWALVIGNVTGTVVTVVLVMGLARVWPRFGFDRAHGAEITRCGAAMLGASVLLVVVQATPQAVTGSLLGAGTLGFFYLASNMANWPAVLVSATVERVALATFSRARDAGHDLSRAVSAVLGLVCAVVLPGGVALAILAEPLIEVVYGPRWSLASAALSGLALVSVARVIAELVFSLLIAVDAMASSVLLLACWAAASIPATIWAAQVWGLAGVAWAQASAALLVALPIHLLALRRARVSLRTVVGGAAVPLFSALGCGAVLTGLRGLGLPVLIEILLGGLVVGAVVTGGVLRAQHRVTAALGTTGTTAAETPAWDGSVRDGSSPDGSVPGGSARGDAARDGSGIGGSAIPADVTPAGVTPADAVPPAEVPPGVVQQVRSAAGAARPEAASGDATR
- a CDS encoding glycosyltransferase family 2 protein; translation: MSARHRALPRVAKDVLRRLIGRNVVAERWWRLRFAARRRADRRAEEAEVRRLRPLLPRLPAAEVVVVIPTYRRPERLARAVRSVLDQTVTDVEIMVVDDGGGELGVLPDDPRLTVLTLAANHGSCGLPRNVAIRLSRSPFVAFLDDDNTWRPDHLERTLRQLHAGSGLVYTAVRRIREDGSQLDVLGRDFSRRAHSDDSWVDANSIVARRSARLRFDPWARPKWVNPKEDWELVHRLSRRVVVTYVPVVTVDYAVHDGSYFTEWHRVPEDVIREHQRDERTPS
- a CDS encoding glycosyltransferase family 2 protein — protein: MRAELADGTVLVAVVTYNSERDLPALLGSLPAAMDGLRGWRLIVADNGSTDDTVGLVGRLAPYAQVVTNEANLGYAAGVNTCLALAREGEAVLVLNADVYLTPRAVPALLAACADPAVGMAVPLVRRPNGVREATLRRRPTALRQWGEALLGGVAGRIPALGERITPGAVIEADWANGAALLMPSRVVSRIGWWREDLFLYSEEVDYCRRVTDAGWRIRQVPSAVVYHRGGASTTAPELWAQLVTNRVVHLARWEGRGAARLGWLALVVGSLLRLPLCRATHRRALGALLRGRSRLVRGLPSYPATGGRPPARVVVEETGARP